In Pseudomonas asiatica, the following are encoded in one genomic region:
- a CDS encoding YehS family protein, producing MNHNDVLRSLRYMLKVNDAKMAEIIGLSGLDVHPLVLATYLKKEDEEGFVRCPERVMAHFLDGLVIYRRGKDDSRPPQPIELPVTNNLILKKLRVAFELKEDDLHAILKSVNFPVSKPELSALFRKAGHDNYRPCGDQLLRNFLKGLTLRVRG from the coding sequence ATGAACCACAACGACGTCCTGCGCAGCCTGCGCTACATGCTCAAGGTGAATGACGCCAAGATGGCCGAAATCATCGGGCTATCCGGCCTCGACGTGCATCCCCTGGTGCTGGCCACCTACCTGAAGAAGGAAGACGAGGAAGGCTTCGTGCGTTGCCCGGAACGGGTCATGGCGCACTTTCTCGACGGCCTGGTGATCTACCGCCGCGGCAAGGATGACAGCCGCCCGCCGCAGCCGATCGAGCTGCCGGTGACCAACAACCTCATCCTCAAGAAGCTGCGGGTGGCCTTCGAGCTCAAGGAAGACGACCTGCATGCCATCCTCAAGTCGGTCAACTTCCCGGTCAGCAAGCCCGAGCTCAGCGCACTGTTCCGCAAGGCCGGCCATGACAACTACCGCCCGTGCGGCGACCAGTTGCTGCGCAACTTCCTCAAGGGCCTGACCCTGCGCGTGCGCGGCTGA
- a CDS encoding response regulator: MKLLVVEDEALLRHHLYTRLGEGGHVVEAVADAEEALYQAGQYHFDLAIIDLGLPGISGLELITRLRSQDKTFPILILTARGNWQDKVEGLAAGADDYLVKPFQFEELEARLNALLRRSSGFTQSTIAAGPLVLDLNRKQATLDEQPLALTAYEYRILEYLMRHHQQVVAKDRLMEQLYPGDEERDPNVIEVLVGRLRRKLEGEHGFKPIDTVRGLGYLFTERCR, from the coding sequence ATGAAACTGCTGGTGGTCGAGGACGAAGCCCTGCTTCGCCATCACCTCTACACCCGCCTGGGCGAAGGCGGCCATGTGGTCGAGGCGGTCGCCGATGCCGAGGAGGCGCTTTACCAGGCCGGGCAATACCACTTCGACCTGGCCATCATCGACCTGGGCCTGCCCGGCATCAGCGGGCTGGAACTGATCACGCGCCTGCGCAGCCAGGACAAGACCTTCCCCATTCTCATCCTCACCGCCCGCGGCAACTGGCAGGACAAGGTCGAGGGCCTGGCCGCCGGTGCCGACGACTACCTGGTCAAGCCGTTCCAGTTCGAAGAACTCGAGGCACGCCTGAACGCCCTGCTGCGCCGCTCCAGCGGCTTCACCCAGTCGACCATTGCCGCCGGCCCGCTGGTGCTCGACCTCAACCGCAAGCAGGCGACGCTGGACGAGCAGCCCCTGGCCCTGACCGCCTACGAATACCGCATCCTCGAATACCTCATGCGCCATCACCAGCAGGTGGTGGCCAAGGACCGCCTGATGGAGCAGCTGTACCCAGGTGACGAGGAACGCGACCCCAATGTCATCGAAGTGCTGGTCGGCCGCTTGCGGCGCAAGCTCGAGGGCGAGCACGGCTTCAAACCGATCGACACTGTGCGCGGCCTGGGCTACCTGTTCACCGAGCGCTGCCGATGA
- a CDS encoding GNAT family N-acetyltransferase codes for MHSVLTLQTPRLSDYGELVQVWEESVRATHDFLPDSYIALLRDHVLLRYLDAVMLICCKDRQRICGFAGVANGRVDMLFVAPDYRGKGVGKRLLHYAIDELNAERLDVNEQNPQALGFYLHEGFEVIGRSETDGLGQPYPLLHMRLRKTA; via the coding sequence ATGCATTCGGTACTGACGCTGCAAACCCCGCGCTTGAGTGACTACGGCGAACTGGTACAGGTGTGGGAAGAATCGGTACGCGCCACCCACGACTTCTTGCCGGATAGCTATATTGCCTTGCTGCGCGACCATGTGCTGCTTCGCTACCTCGACGCAGTGATGCTGATCTGCTGCAAGGACCGCCAACGCATCTGTGGTTTCGCCGGCGTTGCCAACGGGCGCGTGGACATGCTGTTCGTCGCACCGGACTACCGTGGCAAAGGGGTTGGCAAGCGCCTGCTGCACTATGCGATCGACGAACTGAATGCCGAGCGCCTGGACGTCAATGAACAAAACCCGCAAGCCCTGGGCTTCTACCTGCATGAGGGCTTCGAGGTGATCGGCCGTTCGGAAACCGACGGCCTGGGGCAACCCTACCCGCTGCTGCACATGCGCCTGCGCAAAACGGCGTAA
- a CDS encoding dicarboxylate/amino acid:cation symporter produces the protein MTTRQPLYKSLYVQVLVAITIGILLGHYYPETGVALKPLGDGFVKLIKMVIAPIIFCTVVSGIAGMQSMKSVGKTGGYALLYFEIVSTVALIIGLVVVNVVKPGAGMHIDVSTLNASSVAAYAAAGAQQTTVGFLLNVIPNTVVGAFANGDILQVLMFSVLFGFALHRLGSYGKPVLDMIDRFAHVMFNIINMIMKLAPVGAFGAMAFTIGQYGVGSLVQLGYLMACFYITCLLFVLVVLGGICRAHGFSVLKLIRYIREELLIVLGTSSSESALPRMLAKMERLGAKKSVVGLVIPTGYSFNLDGTSIYLTMAAVFIAQATDTTMDITHQITLLLVLLVASKGAAGVTGSGFIVLAATLSAVGHLPVAGLALILGIDRFMSEARALTNLVGNAVATVVVAKWVKEMDDDKLASELASGGAPLVDTRPTDDLGVAEGPAR, from the coding sequence ATGACGACACGTCAGCCGCTGTACAAATCCCTGTATGTCCAGGTGTTGGTCGCCATCACCATCGGTATCCTGCTCGGCCACTACTATCCGGAGACGGGCGTCGCCCTCAAACCCTTGGGGGACGGCTTCGTCAAACTGATCAAGATGGTCATCGCCCCGATCATCTTCTGCACCGTGGTCAGCGGCATCGCCGGCATGCAGAGCATGAAGTCGGTCGGCAAGACTGGCGGCTACGCGCTGCTGTACTTCGAAATCGTCTCCACGGTCGCCCTGATCATCGGCCTCGTCGTTGTCAACGTGGTCAAGCCGGGCGCTGGCATGCACATCGATGTCAGCACCTTGAACGCCAGCAGCGTGGCTGCCTACGCCGCCGCCGGCGCGCAGCAGACCACTGTCGGCTTCCTGCTCAACGTCATCCCGAACACCGTGGTCGGCGCCTTCGCCAACGGCGACATCCTGCAAGTGCTGATGTTCTCCGTGCTGTTCGGCTTCGCCCTGCACCGCCTGGGCAGCTATGGCAAGCCGGTGCTGGACATGATCGACCGCTTCGCCCATGTCATGTTCAACATCATCAACATGATCATGAAACTGGCCCCGGTCGGTGCCTTCGGTGCAATGGCCTTCACCATCGGCCAGTACGGCGTTGGCTCGCTGGTGCAACTGGGCTACCTGATGGCCTGCTTCTACATCACCTGCCTGCTGTTCGTGCTGGTGGTGCTGGGCGGTATCTGCCGCGCCCACGGCTTCAGTGTCCTCAAGCTGATCCGCTACATCCGTGAAGAACTGCTGATCGTGCTGGGTACTTCGTCCTCGGAGTCGGCCCTGCCACGCATGCTAGCCAAGATGGAGCGCCTGGGTGCGAAGAAGTCGGTGGTTGGCCTGGTGATCCCGACCGGTTACTCGTTCAACCTCGATGGCACCTCGATCTACCTGACCATGGCTGCGGTGTTCATCGCCCAGGCCACTGACACCACCATGGACATCACTCACCAGATCACCTTGCTGCTGGTGCTGTTGGTGGCTTCCAAAGGTGCTGCCGGTGTTACCGGTTCGGGCTTCATCGTCCTGGCCGCCACCCTGTCGGCCGTTGGCCACCTGCCGGTTGCCGGCCTGGCGCTGATCCTCGGCATCGACCGCTTCATGTCCGAAGCCCGCGCGCTGACCAACCTGGTTGGCAACGCCGTTGCCACCGTGGTCGTGGCCAAGTGGGTGAAGGAAATGGACGACGACAAGCTGGCATCGGAGCTGGCCTCCGGTGGTGCGCCGCTGGTCGATACCCGTCCGACCGACGACCTGGGCGTGGCTGAAGGCCCGGCTCGTTGA
- a CDS encoding 4'-phosphopantetheinyl transferase family protein yields MNTLPACCAPLQHHWPLPRPLPGAVLVSCYFDPTRLAPDDFQRAGVVPGASLQRSVAKRQAEYLAGRVCARAALQRLDGRDYVPGTHEDRSPIWPAGIHGSITHGKGWAAAVVAAEGSCQGLGLDQEALLDDQRAERLMGEILTPPELERLDRRQPGLAVTLTFSLKESLFKTLYPLTRQRFYFEHAEVLDWSAEGLARLRLLTDLSPQWRHGAELQGQFCLQDGHLLSLVSV; encoded by the coding sequence ATGAACACACTCCCCGCCTGCTGCGCCCCGCTCCAGCACCACTGGCCCCTGCCCCGCCCCCTACCCGGCGCAGTGCTGGTCAGTTGCTACTTCGACCCCACCCGCCTGGCACCCGACGACTTCCAGCGCGCCGGCGTCGTGCCAGGCGCCAGCCTGCAGCGCTCGGTGGCCAAGCGTCAGGCCGAGTACCTGGCTGGCCGGGTATGTGCCCGCGCCGCGCTGCAGCGCCTGGACGGCCGTGACTACGTGCCCGGCACCCACGAGGACCGCTCACCCATCTGGCCCGCCGGCATCCACGGCTCGATCACCCACGGTAAAGGCTGGGCTGCTGCCGTGGTTGCTGCCGAGGGCAGTTGCCAGGGCCTGGGCCTGGATCAGGAAGCGTTGCTGGATGACCAGCGTGCCGAGCGACTGATGGGCGAAATCCTCACCCCGCCCGAGCTCGAACGCCTCGACCGCCGCCAGCCAGGCCTTGCAGTCACCCTGACCTTCTCGCTGAAGGAAAGCCTGTTCAAGACGCTCTATCCGCTGACCCGCCAGCGCTTCTACTTCGAGCATGCCGAAGTACTGGACTGGTCCGCCGAAGGCCTGGCCCGCCTGCGACTGCTCACCGACCTGTCGCCGCAGTGGCGGCATGGCGCCGAACTGCAGGGCCAGTTCTGCCTGCAGGACGGCCACCTGCTCAGCCTGGTCAGCGTCTGA
- a CDS encoding response regulator transcription factor, with protein sequence MDHPAPRILIVEDDQRLAELTAEYLQANGYEISVEGDGARAARRIVDSQPDLVILDLMLPGEDGLSICRRVRSQYPGPILMLTARSDELDQVQGLDLGADDYVCKPVRPRLLLARIQALLRRSEAPDSKRQDLAFGALRIDNRLREARLGEQLIELTGAEFDLLWLLASNAGRVLTREQIFTALRGVGYDGQDRSIDIRISKIRPKIGDDPLQPRLIKTLRSKGYLFVGEAP encoded by the coding sequence ATGGACCACCCCGCACCCCGCATCCTCATCGTCGAAGACGACCAGCGCCTGGCCGAGCTCACCGCCGAGTACCTGCAGGCCAACGGCTACGAAATCAGCGTCGAGGGCGATGGCGCCCGCGCCGCGCGGCGCATCGTCGACAGCCAGCCCGACCTGGTCATTCTCGACCTGATGCTGCCCGGCGAGGACGGCCTGAGCATCTGTCGCCGGGTGCGCAGCCAGTACCCCGGCCCAATCCTCATGCTGACCGCCCGCAGCGATGAACTCGACCAAGTCCAGGGCCTGGACCTTGGGGCCGATGACTATGTCTGCAAACCCGTACGCCCACGGCTCCTCCTTGCGCGTATCCAGGCACTGCTGCGCCGCAGCGAAGCACCGGACAGCAAGCGCCAGGACCTGGCCTTCGGCGCGCTGCGCATCGACAATCGCCTGCGCGAGGCGCGCCTGGGCGAACAGCTGATAGAGCTGACCGGCGCCGAATTCGACCTGCTCTGGCTGCTGGCCAGCAATGCCGGCCGGGTGCTGACGCGCGAGCAGATCTTCACCGCGCTACGGGGGGTCGGCTACGACGGGCAGGACCGCTCCATCGACATACGCATTTCCAAGATCCGCCCAAAGATCGGCGACGACCCGCTCCAGCCAAGGCTGATCAAGACACTTCGCAGCAAGGGCTACCTGTTCGTCGGCGAGGCCCCATGA
- a CDS encoding ATP-binding protein, whose amino-acid sequence MIRSLRVRLMLAAAVLALLFMLALLPALQKAFSLALQESIEQRLASDVTTLISAARIEHGQLQMPTLLPDERYNLPYTGLLGYIFDRDGKLVWQSRATAAQNINYRPRYDGRGNEFARIHQADGEEFFVYDVEIKLLGGQSAAYSIVALQPVREYQHTLDGLREKLYLGFGAALLALLVLLWAGLTWGLRSLRRLSRELDDVESGVRDGLSGEHPRELLRLTGSLNRLLRSEREQRQRYRDSLDDLAHSLKTPLAVLQGVGESLQQRSGEREQARVLQSQIERMSQQIDYQLQRASLRKSGLVRHSVLLRPLLESLCSTLAKVYRDKRVDVTLQLPDAAQVPMEQGALLELLGNLLENAYRLSLRQVRVSLEQAPGQLTLCIEDDGPGVPADQRERILERGERLDSQHPGQGIGLAVVKDIVDSYDAELSLGDSPLGGAAFRITFNLE is encoded by the coding sequence ATGATCCGTTCGCTGCGGGTGCGCCTGATGCTGGCGGCCGCGGTGCTGGCGCTGCTGTTCATGCTGGCGTTGCTGCCGGCCTTGCAGAAGGCCTTCAGCCTGGCCCTGCAGGAGTCGATCGAACAACGCCTGGCCTCGGATGTGACCACGCTGATTTCCGCAGCGCGTATCGAACACGGCCAATTGCAGATGCCGACGCTGCTGCCGGACGAGCGCTACAACCTGCCGTACACCGGCTTGCTCGGCTATATCTTCGACCGCGACGGCAAGCTGGTCTGGCAGTCGCGGGCAACCGCCGCGCAAAACATCAACTACCGCCCACGCTACGACGGCCGCGGCAACGAATTCGCCCGCATTCACCAGGCCGACGGCGAAGAGTTCTTTGTGTACGACGTCGAGATCAAGCTGCTAGGTGGCCAGAGCGCCGCCTATAGCATCGTTGCCTTGCAACCTGTGCGCGAGTACCAGCACACCCTTGATGGCCTGCGCGAAAAGCTCTACCTGGGCTTTGGCGCGGCCTTGCTGGCGCTGCTGGTGCTGCTGTGGGCCGGTTTGACCTGGGGCTTGCGGTCGTTGCGCCGGCTCAGTCGCGAGCTGGACGACGTGGAGTCGGGAGTGCGGGATGGCCTGAGCGGCGAACACCCACGGGAGCTGCTGCGTCTGACCGGCTCGCTGAACCGCCTGTTGCGCAGCGAGCGCGAGCAGCGTCAGCGCTACCGTGATTCGCTCGATGACCTGGCGCACAGCCTGAAGACGCCGCTGGCGGTGTTGCAAGGGGTGGGCGAAAGCCTGCAGCAGCGTAGCGGCGAGCGCGAGCAGGCGCGCGTGCTGCAGAGCCAGATCGAGCGCATGAGCCAGCAGATCGACTACCAGTTGCAACGCGCCAGCCTGCGCAAGAGCGGCCTGGTACGCCACAGCGTGTTGCTGCGGCCGTTGCTCGAAAGCCTGTGCAGCACCTTGGCCAAGGTGTACCGGGACAAGCGGGTGGACGTGACCCTGCAACTGCCCGATGCGGCGCAGGTGCCGATGGAGCAGGGCGCGTTGCTGGAGCTGCTGGGCAACCTGCTGGAGAACGCCTACCGCCTGAGCTTGCGCCAGGTGCGCGTGAGCCTGGAGCAGGCGCCTGGGCAGTTGACCTTGTGCATCGAGGACGACGGGCCGGGGGTGCCGGCGGACCAGCGTGAGCGGATTCTGGAGCGTGGGGAGCGGCTGGACAGCCAGCACCCGGGGCAGGGGATCGGGCTGGCGGTGGTCAAGGATATCGTCGACAGCTATGACGCCGAGCTGAGCCTGGGGGATTCTCCTCTGGGGGGCGCTGCGTTCAGGATTACCTTCAACCTCGAGTGA
- a CDS encoding rRNA pseudouridine synthase, giving the protein MSEPVRLSKRLIEQLGCSRREAELYIEGGWVTVDGVVVEQPQFKVEQQRVELLPGARAETLEPVTLLLNQAANVDSETARASMNMGNLSETHREGVRALHGHFARQACVAPLERGASGLQVFTQDWRVTRKIEADLRRLEQEFIVEVRGETTPQALERLARGATRNDRELPKAKASWQNETHLRMALKNPQPGQIAELCAYLRLELVGMRRIRLGGVSMGKLPLGQWRYLATTERF; this is encoded by the coding sequence ATGTCCGAACCCGTCCGCCTGTCCAAACGCCTTATCGAGCAGCTTGGCTGCTCCCGCCGCGAGGCCGAGTTGTATATCGAAGGCGGCTGGGTCACGGTCGATGGCGTGGTGGTCGAGCAACCGCAGTTCAAGGTCGAGCAGCAGCGCGTCGAACTGCTGCCGGGTGCCCGTGCCGAAACGCTGGAACCAGTAACCCTGCTGCTGAACCAGGCGGCCAACGTGGACAGCGAAACCGCCCGCGCCAGCATGAACATGGGCAACCTCAGCGAAACCCACCGCGAAGGCGTGCGCGCACTGCACGGGCATTTTGCCCGGCAGGCCTGCGTGGCGCCGCTGGAGCGCGGTGCCAGCGGCCTGCAGGTATTCACCCAGGACTGGCGGGTAACCCGCAAGATCGAAGCCGACCTGCGTCGCCTGGAACAGGAATTCATCGTTGAAGTGCGCGGCGAGACCACACCCCAGGCGCTGGAACGCCTGGCACGCGGTGCCACCCGCAATGACCGCGAGCTGCCTAAAGCCAAGGCCAGCTGGCAGAACGAGACCCACCTGCGCATGGCCCTGAAAAACCCGCAGCCCGGGCAGATCGCCGAGCTGTGCGCCTACCTGCGCCTGGAGCTGGTAGGCATGCGCCGCATTCGCCTGGGCGGCGTGTCTATGGGCAAGCTGCCCCTGGGCCAGTGGCGCTACCTGGCCACTACCGAACGTTTCTAA
- a CDS encoding outer membrane beta-barrel protein: protein MKTFNTLLAAMAVCAAGITTAQAADDNFASLTYGQTSDKVRKSGLLQRNTDHLNADGIIGKDDTWGVRVGKINDQGRYYMTYDNVSGDHSGLKLRQENLLGSYDLFLPVGDTTKLFGGGSLGVTKLTQDSPGASRDTDYGYAYGLQAGVIQDITDKASVELGYRYLRTNAATEVGAHGGPKDGTLRLTSSAQTYLAASYKF from the coding sequence ATGAAAACCTTCAACACCCTGCTTGCCGCCATGGCCGTCTGCGCCGCTGGCATTACCACCGCACAGGCCGCTGACGACAACTTCGCCAGCCTGACCTACGGCCAGACCAGCGACAAGGTTCGCAAGTCCGGCCTGCTGCAGCGCAACACCGACCACCTCAACGCCGACGGCATCATCGGCAAGGACGACACCTGGGGCGTGCGAGTGGGCAAGATCAATGACCAGGGCCGCTACTACATGACTTACGACAATGTCTCGGGCGACCACAGCGGCCTGAAGCTGCGCCAGGAAAACCTGCTGGGCAGCTACGACCTGTTCCTGCCGGTGGGAGATACCACCAAGCTGTTCGGCGGCGGCAGCCTGGGCGTGACCAAGCTGACCCAGGACTCGCCGGGGGCCAGCCGGGATACCGACTACGGTTACGCCTATGGCCTGCAGGCCGGCGTGATCCAGGACATCACCGACAAGGCTTCGGTGGAACTGGGCTACCGTTACCTGCGTACCAATGCTGCTACCGAAGTGGGTGCGCACGGCGGGCCGAAGGACGGCACCCTGCGCCTGACCAGCAGCGCGCAGACCTACCTGGCTGCAAGCTACAAGTTCTGA
- a CDS encoding ATP-binding protein, with product MNNSIFLRIYGGMLAVLVLVALLGVLSLHLVNEVRAAQHREGLAQGTFSLMADNLALQNDTERKRSLLIWERLLGVPLALQPMTARTLDGGQRARLYRGLVVVEKTGPHAAEVLRKVGQEDLMLVAQIKQISEQLARATLYLLADELVRYSVTEQQQRLAQIKKEKGFGFGVALQRIERVSLDDDQRRRVEEGDTVMALGKDGDSIRVFAGLAGSPWVLEIGPLYQLNPYPPQLLILITFLGLCLIGLVVYLLVRQLERRVSGLEIAATRIAQGSLDTRVPAGGADSVGRLAAAFNGMAEHLQRSLTMQRELVRAVSHELRTPVARLRFGLEMIESATNEQARAKHLAGMDGDIQDLDKLVDEMLTYARLEQGAPALKFERVDLDALLDRVIEELAPLRAEVRVVRGECQGAAGEGAWVEAEPRYLHRALQNLVGNAMRHAEAEVRLSYQLGQQRCRIDVEDDGPGIPEGVWDRIFTPFTRLDDSRTRASGGHGLGLSIVRRIIYWHAGRATVGRSAALGGACFSLNWPRQQAPL from the coding sequence ATGAACAATTCGATCTTCCTGCGTATCTATGGCGGCATGCTGGCCGTGCTGGTGCTGGTGGCCCTGCTCGGTGTACTCAGCCTGCACCTGGTCAACGAAGTGCGTGCCGCCCAGCACCGAGAAGGCCTGGCCCAGGGCACCTTCAGCCTGATGGCCGACAACCTGGCGCTGCAGAACGATACCGAGCGCAAGCGCTCGCTGCTGATCTGGGAGCGCCTGCTCGGCGTGCCACTGGCGCTGCAGCCCATGACCGCGCGCACACTCGATGGCGGTCAGCGGGCGCGCCTGTACCGCGGGCTGGTGGTGGTCGAGAAGACCGGCCCGCATGCGGCCGAGGTGCTACGCAAGGTCGGCCAGGAAGACCTGATGCTTGTGGCGCAGATCAAACAGATCAGCGAGCAACTGGCGCGGGCCACCCTCTATCTGCTGGCCGACGAACTGGTGCGCTACTCGGTGACCGAACAGCAGCAGCGCCTGGCACAGATCAAGAAAGAAAAGGGCTTCGGCTTTGGCGTGGCCTTGCAGCGCATCGAGCGGGTGAGCCTGGACGATGACCAGCGGCGCCGGGTCGAGGAGGGCGATACGGTCATGGCCCTGGGCAAGGATGGCGACTCGATCCGTGTGTTCGCCGGGCTGGCGGGTTCGCCCTGGGTGCTGGAAATCGGCCCGCTGTACCAGCTCAACCCCTATCCGCCGCAGTTGCTGATCCTGATAACCTTTCTTGGTCTGTGCCTGATCGGCCTGGTGGTCTACCTGCTGGTACGCCAACTGGAGCGGCGCGTGTCGGGCCTGGAGATTGCCGCCACGCGCATCGCCCAAGGCAGCCTGGACACCCGCGTGCCGGCCGGCGGCGCCGACTCGGTGGGGCGTCTGGCCGCGGCCTTCAACGGCATGGCCGAGCACCTGCAGCGCTCGCTGACCATGCAGCGCGAACTGGTGCGGGCGGTTTCCCACGAGCTGCGCACGCCAGTGGCACGTCTGCGCTTTGGCCTGGAGATGATCGAAAGTGCCACCAACGAGCAGGCCCGGGCCAAGCACCTGGCGGGCATGGATGGCGATATCCAGGACCTCGACAAGTTGGTCGACGAGATGCTCACCTACGCCCGCCTGGAGCAGGGCGCGCCGGCGCTGAAGTTCGAGCGGGTAGACCTGGATGCCTTGCTCGACCGGGTGATCGAAGAACTCGCGCCGTTGCGTGCCGAGGTAAGGGTGGTGCGCGGTGAGTGCCAGGGCGCCGCTGGCGAAGGCGCCTGGGTCGAAGCTGAACCGCGCTACCTGCACCGGGCGCTGCAGAACCTGGTGGGCAACGCCATGCGTCACGCCGAGGCCGAGGTGCGCCTGAGCTACCAGTTGGGGCAGCAACGCTGCCGCATCGATGTGGAGGATGACGGCCCGGGGATCCCCGAGGGCGTCTGGGACCGTATCTTCACACCGTTCACCCGCCTCGACGACAGCCGTACCCGCGCTTCGGGCGGGCATGGCCTGGGCTTGTCGATCGTGCGGCGGATCATCTACTGGCACGCGGGCCGAGCCACGGTGGGGCGCAGCGCCGCGCTGGGTGGCGCCTGCTTCAGCCTGAACTGGCCACGGCAGCAGGCACCGCTGTGA
- a CDS encoding dienelactone hydrolase family protein, which yields MRALLALTLMCSAALAQAAVQTREIPYQDADGNRLVGYYAYDDAIEGKRPGIVVVHEWWGLNDYAKRRARDLAALGYNALAIDMYGDGKQTEHPADAKAFMTAAMKDPKAAERRFDAGLELLKLQPNTNKHQLGAVGYCFGGKVVLDAARRGEKLDGVVSFHGALATQTPARPGVVRAEILVEHGAADSMVTQQQVEAFKAEMDAAKVNYEFVSIEGAKHGFTNPDADRLSHGEHGGPDIGYNKAADERSWADMQAFFKKVFK from the coding sequence ATGCGCGCCCTGCTGGCCTTGACCCTGATGTGCAGCGCCGCCCTCGCCCAAGCGGCGGTACAAACCCGCGAGATCCCCTACCAGGACGCCGACGGCAATCGCCTGGTCGGCTACTACGCCTATGACGACGCCATCGAAGGCAAGCGCCCCGGCATTGTCGTGGTGCATGAATGGTGGGGGCTGAACGACTATGCCAAGCGCCGCGCCCGCGACCTGGCAGCACTGGGCTACAACGCCCTGGCCATCGACATGTATGGCGACGGCAAGCAAACCGAGCACCCTGCCGACGCCAAGGCATTCATGACAGCAGCGATGAAAGACCCCAAGGCCGCGGAGCGGCGCTTCGATGCCGGCCTTGAACTACTGAAACTGCAGCCGAACACCAACAAGCACCAGTTGGGGGCGGTCGGTTATTGCTTCGGCGGCAAGGTGGTACTGGATGCCGCACGCCGCGGCGAAAAGCTGGACGGCGTGGTGAGCTTCCATGGCGCACTGGCCACCCAGACCCCGGCCAGGCCTGGGGTGGTACGCGCGGAGATCCTGGTCGAGCACGGCGCGGCAGACAGCATGGTTACTCAGCAGCAGGTGGAGGCATTCAAGGCCGAGATGGATGCAGCCAAGGTCAACTATGAGTTTGTCAGTATCGAAGGGGCCAAGCATGGGTTTACCAACCCGGATGCAGACCGGCTGAGCCATGGCGAGCATGGCGGGCCGGATATCGGCTACAACAAGGCGGCGGATGAAAGATCGTGGGCGGATATGCAGGCGTTCTTCAAGAAGGTGTTCAAGTAA
- the tsaA gene encoding tRNA (N6-threonylcarbamoyladenosine(37)-N6)-methyltransferase TrmO, producing MQHSVTPVGIIRSCFKEKFAIPRQPQLAPAARGVLELLPPFDQGDAVEGLEQVSHVWLLFLFHQALEDKPRLKVRPPRLGGNKSMGVFATRATHRPNGIGQSVVRLEGVEPGRLLLSGIDLLDGTPVLDIKPYVPYADSIPGASNQMASQAPAAIAVQWGDNALPQAREHALRLGEPLVELIEQCLAQDPRPAYQVPPAERVYGVKFWDVQVRWHYPQPDVIRVLEVVKD from the coding sequence ATGCAGCATTCGGTTACCCCGGTCGGCATCATCCGCTCCTGTTTCAAGGAGAAGTTCGCCATCCCGCGCCAGCCGCAACTGGCGCCCGCCGCACGCGGTGTGCTCGAGCTGCTGCCGCCGTTCGACCAGGGCGATGCGGTCGAGGGGCTGGAACAGGTCAGCCATGTCTGGCTGCTGTTCCTGTTCCACCAGGCACTGGAAGACAAACCTCGCCTGAAGGTGCGGCCACCGCGCCTGGGTGGCAACAAGAGCATGGGTGTGTTCGCCACCCGCGCCACTCACCGGCCCAATGGCATCGGCCAGTCGGTGGTGCGCCTGGAAGGCGTGGAGCCAGGGCGCCTGCTGCTGTCTGGTATCGACCTGCTCGACGGTACGCCGGTGCTGGACATCAAACCGTATGTGCCGTACGCCGATAGCATCCCTGGCGCCAGCAACCAGATGGCCAGCCAAGCGCCTGCCGCGATCGCCGTGCAGTGGGGCGACAACGCCCTGCCCCAGGCCCGCGAACATGCACTGCGCCTGGGTGAACCGCTAGTGGAGCTGATCGAGCAGTGCCTGGCGCAGGACCCACGGCCGGCCTACCAGGTGCCACCGGCCGAGCGGGTGTATGGGGTGAAGTTTTGGGATGTGCAAGTAAGGTGGCATTACCCGCAGCCGGACGTGATCCGGGTGCTGGAGGTGGTGAAAGATTGA